TTCGGTGTAAGTGAGGACAAGTTTCAACATGTACAGAGATATAATCGGCTCCTGCTTTAGCAAATTGCTCAATAAACAAGTCTGGATTTTCAATCATTAAATGGACATCAACTGGCAGCTTCGTATTTGGACGAATTGCTTTGACAACATCTGGTCCAAATGTAATGTTTGGAACAAAATGGCCATCCATCACATCTACATGCAAATAATCGGCTCCAAGTTCTTCTACTTCTGCAATCTCTTTAGCTAAATTTGCAAAATCCGCACTTAAAATTGATGGCGCAATTTTTCCCATAATCAATACCTCGGCTTTCTATTTTTTATTTCTGTTAAAATTTGCAAATAATGTTCATAACGAAATAGCTGAATATCCCTCTCCGTAACCGCATCTTTTACAGCACAACCTGGCTCGGTTTCATGTAAACACCCGCGGAATTTACAAGCGGATCGATAACTTGCAATCTCCGGGAAGCAAAATTGCAAGTTTTCTGGTGTAATCATGGACCATTCAATCGAGCTAAAGCCAGGTGTGTCTGCAATAAGTCCCTCCCCAATTTGAAGCAGTTCTACATGTCTTGTGGTGTGTCTACCACGACCTAGTGCCTCTGAAATCCCGGCTGTTTTAAGGGTTAAATTGGGATTGAGTTGATTGAGTAGCGTTGATTTTCCGACACCGGATTGGCCAGCGATAACAGCTGTTTTATCTTTAAGAATCGTTATCAGTTGTGTTTTATCGAAGGCATCATTTGTAAGATAGACTTGATAGCCAATTTTTTGATAGATTTCTTGATAGGCTAAAAATGTTTCTTGCTGATTTTTTTCTACCAAGTCAAGTTTACTAATACAAAGGATAGGTGTTACATCAGCTTCTTCAATCGCGACAAGGAAACGATCCGCTAAGTTTGTTGAAAAATCAGGTTCTACTGCTGAAAATACTAGAATTGCAATATCAACATTAGCAATGGGAGGACGTACAAGTTCATTTTTTCTTGGTAATATTTCAAGAATGTAGCCGTCTGTTTGATTCTCAGCTTGAAAAATGACTTCATCCCCTACAAGTGGTGTCATCTTTCGTTTGCGAAAATTCCCACGTGCTCTGCACTGATATACATTCCCCTTATGAAAACAATAGTAAAATCCACTAAGTGCTTTGACAATTTGACCTTCCAGATTACTTCCTCCTTACCTTGGATAATCGACGGTTCCTTCATCTATGACAGTATTATCACGTGTAATTTTATATCCTGCTTGTTTTCCTTCTTCAATTTCAAAAGGAATGGTAACGGTTGTATCTTTTGTAATATTCATTTCCTTATAAGCATTTGTCATGCCGTGATCGTTATCCTCGATATAGATTTGAACCCGGTTAGATTTTTCACCATCTTGAGCTTCAGGATCGTATTTGATGTTGAAACTTTTTTTAACTGTTTTTACTTCTTTTTCTTTAGGACCAGCAGAAATAACGACATTTACTGTAGAGCCTTTATTTATCTCTGTTCCAGCTGCAGGTGTTTGTTTGATCACTTGACCTTTTGCGGCATTTGCATTTTCTTCTGTTGTTTTAATCGTAATCCCATTAGAAGCAGCGTAATCATCTAATCCACGTTTGCTATAACCGGTTAAATCGTTTAACTTAAACGGGGCAACCCCTTTACTTACAACAAAAACAACATCGGTATCTTTTGCAACTACTTCTGATCCAGGTGAAGGCTCTTGACTGATAATCATACCTTTATCAATCGAATCGTTGTATTCTTCTTTTTTACTTATCGATTTAAAGCCCTGCTCTTTTAATAGCTTTTTCGTTTCATCATAACTTCTTCCGGAAAAATCTTCCACTGATATCTTTTTCGAACCGATGCTCACGTAAATATTAATAGAAGTGCCTTTTTCTGCCATTTCACCGGCTTCTGGATCCGTTTTAATAACTTTGCCTTCGTCTACTTTATCACTGTTTGTTTTAATCGTTTTACCAATGTTAAATCCTTCTTTTTGGAGTGTGCTAACCGCTTTTTCTTCTGATTTTAAAGCGACATCAGGAATTTCAATTTCTTTTGGCGGTTTGCCGAGGAACCAGAGCGCTAAAATAATAGCTGCAGCTAGTAAAATAACGGAAAATACAATCCAAAAAACCTTTTTCTTTTTGCTTTTTTTCTTTTTCTTGTTTTTTTCTTTTGGTGGTTCCTCTTTTTTTATGGCTTCAGGCTGCGGATTTGACTCAAGATCACGCATGGCGTTTTTTGTTGGAAGTACAGGGATCGTTTTTGTATCACCATCGTCCCCATCAATCATATATTTTTCTTCATTCAAACGATCACGCTGCAAACAGGTATCTAAATCGCGCTCCATTTCACTTGCTGACTGATAACGTTTAAACGGATCTTTTGCCGTAGCACGGGTGATAATATTTTCTAAGCTCTGTGGTATGCCTGGGTTTTGTTCACGGACTGAAGGCACATTTGCTTGAAGGTGTTTGATAGCAATTGAAACAGCAGACTCTCCGTCATAAGGGACATTCCCAGTTAAAAGCTCATAAAAAACGATTCCTAGTGAATAAATATCTGATTTTTGCGTTGCCATGCCACCACGCGCTTGCTCTGGTGAAAGATAATGCACCGAGCCAAGAAGTGAATTGGTCTGCGTAATGGACGTTTCTGAAAGTGCCATTGCGATACCGAAATCAGTAATTTTCACCACACCTTGTGGGTTGATCAAAATATTTTGTGGCTTTAAATCGCGATGAATAATGTGATAGCTATGCGCCGCGGAAACGGCAGAAACAATTTGTTTCATAATATCGACGGCTTTTTCAAAAGAAATGGGGTGATGTTCATGAATGTATTGTTTTAAATCCATGCCTTCTACGTACTCCATCACGATATAATGTAAATCATTTTCTTCACCAACATCATAGACGCTGACAATATTTGGATGAACGAGACTCGTAGCTGATTGTGCCTCACGCTGAAAACGGCGAATTAAATTGCTTTCATCAGCTAAATCAATACGCAAAATTTTCACAGCAACATCACGATCTAAAATAATATCATGGGCTAAGAAGACATTGGCCATTCCTCCCCCACCAATTGGGCTAATAATTTTATAGCGATCGTTTATTCGCTTGCCAATCATCATACTTCTTCGCCTCCCTTTTGCTTGTGGTCGCGCTCTAATAACAACACAGTGATGTTATCTTCGCCCCCATAAGCATTAGCTTTTGTAATGAATATATCGGCTTTTTCAGAAAGCGTGCGGTTACTCACAAGGATATTTTTCATTTCTTCTTCTGGCACCATATTGGTCAAGCCATCTGAGCAAAGAAGAAGTAAATCGCCCGTTTGAAAAGGGAGCGTAAAAGTATCGCTACTTACTTTGCCTTCTACACCAAGTGCACGTAATAAAATATTTTTCCGTGGATGGTTCTTAGCATCTTCTTTTGAAATTTCACCTTTTCGAAGCAGTTCATTAACAAGTGAATGATCTTCTGTTACTTGTGAGAGTGTGCCTTGTGATAATAAATAGCCTCTACTATCCCCAACATTCGCTACAATCACTTGACTGCGCGTAAAAACCGCAGTCACAAGTGTTGTTCCCATACCTTTTAAATCTGGCTTTTCGGCGGCATACCGAACGATTTCGGTATTGACTTGTTGAATCGCTGTTTGTAGCCACTTTTCGACTTCAACGGCGTGCAAAAATTCTTCTGTCTTGCACCAAGCATCACTTAATAACTTAACAGCCATTTGAGAGGCTACATCACCAGCACGGTGTCCTCCCATGCCGTCAGCTACTATGACAATCGGATTATTGGTTTTATTCGTAAAAACGCCACCACTGTCTTCATTATGATTCCTAATTCTCCCGCGGTCTGTTCTAAACTCTGCTCGCACTTGTTTGATCTCTCCTGTCTTACTTAAAGTCTTCTGAAACTAGCGACAAAAAAACCGTCACTTCCTACATCAGTTGGTAAAAGCTGTAACCCGTTATCCTGTTCTAAATTTGCCAAAGATAGCGGCACATGAACCGGAATAAGTTCAAATTCTGGATGGTTCATTAAAAAGCTTGCTACAACTTGTTGATTTTCTTCTTGGTCAATGGTACACGTACTATAAACTAATATACCATTTTCTTTCACTAATTGGCTAACTTCATTTAATATATCTTGTTGAATGCTAGAAAGCTTTTTAATATCCGCTAGTGTTTTATTGTATTTAATATCTGGTTTATGACGTAAAACGCCCAAGCCACTACAAGGAGCATCAACAAGAATTCGGTCAAAACTCTGCTTTTCAAACTGCATCGCTGCTTTTCTGGCATCTAGTTTAAATGCGCGGATGTTCAGTAAATTTAAACGATTAGCTGACTCTTTGATTAGTTTAATTTTATGGTCATGAATATCAAGAGCAGTTACGGACCCTGTTCCGCTCATTTTTTCAGCAATGTGCGTTGTTTTTCCACCGGGTGCTGCGCAGGCATCAAGGACATTCAGGTTTTCCTTTAATTGTAAAGCATAGGTAGCGACCATTGAGCTTAAGTCTTGCACAGTGCATTTTCCGGTACGAAAAGCAGCTGTATTTGTAATGGTTCCTTTTGTGATTTCAACAGCTTCTGGGATCACTTCTGAAACGCTACTTTCAATTCCTTGATCACTAAATTCTTTAACAAGCGATTTCGGATTGGTTTCTGTCATGTTCACGCGAACGGTTTGTTTAGGAGGCTTTAGAAAAGCTTGACCTATCTCACTTGCTTTTTGAAAACCATATTGTAAAATGATACGTTTAGTTAGCCATAATGGTAGGCTTTTTTCTACTGATAAGCGCGCTGAGTCATCGCTTATTAAAGTAGTATCTTGTACGCCTGTTCTGATAAGGTTTCTAAGCACACCATTGACAAATTTTGTAACTCCTTGATGACCTCGTTTTTTAGCAATTTCGCCTGCTTCATGGAGAATCGCATGTTCTGGTATTTTGTCTAAAAAGACGAGTTGGTAAACAGACATTCGCAACAAATCGATGACCCAATCTTCAGGTTGCTTTTTTAAAAAAGGTTGTAAGTAGTAATCTAATGTGATTTTTCGTTGAATGGTTCCATAAACAAGCTCTGTAAAAAGAGCCTTATCGACCTGCTTTAATTGTTTATTTTTTAGCGCGTCGTTAATTAATAAATGGCTATATGAGCCGCTTTTTTCTATTTTTAAAATGGTGTCTAAGGCTAATCCTCGAATCGTTGGTTTCATTTAATCACCAAGCCTTATCGTTTCATTTAGTGCTCGTCCAGCGCCTTGCATATAGCTTGCTGCTTCCATTTTTGGTTTCCCAGCAGGTTGAATAACAAGTAATTCGATGATTTTATTGTCACCTGTTAAAACACCGAACCGATTTTTTCCAAGTGAAACAAAGGTGCCTGGCTCCCCTTCTTTGGTTTCTTCTGTAAGTTTTGCTTGCCAAATTTTAAATGGTTTTGCATCAAGTGTTGTATACGCAACAGGCCAAGGTGATAAACCGCGAATTTGATTAAAGATTTCACGAGCATCTTTTTGCCAATTAATTTTTTCTTGTTCGCGTGAAATATTTCTTGCAAAGGTCACTTTTTCGGGATCTTGTTTTTCAGCCGTAATTTCATCATTAAAAAATTTAGGCAGTGTTGACATCAGTAGTTCTGCTCCAAGAAGACTCAGTTTAGTAAACATTGTTCCGGTATCATCTTGATCTGTGATAGGAAGGCTTTCCTTAGCAATCATATCTCCTGCGTCTAGCTTTTCTACCATATACATAATGGTAACACCCGTCTCTTTTTTTCCGTCCATCACTGCATAATGAACAGGAGCTCCGCCGCGATATTCTGGAAGAAGAGAAGCATGGACATTAATCGCCCCAAAACGAGGCGCTTCAAGTAAGCTTTTTGGTAAAATTTGTCCGTAAGCTGCAGTAATTAATAAATCACTATCTAGTTGAATGAGTTCCGTAAGTTCAGTAGATGTCCGTAATTTTTCTGGTTGATAAACAGGAAATCCTAATTTTTCAGCTGCTTCTTTTACAGGTGGTGGTGTTAAGATGCGTTTTCTTCCTACAGGTCGATCGGGTTGCGTGACGACCGCTATGACTTCATATTCAGCTGCGATTTGTTCTAAGACAGGGACAGCAAATTCTGGCGTCCCCATAAAAATAATTTTTTTCATTGTCTGCTCCTTTACATCAAGACATATGGTCTTGTATCAATTGTGATCGTTAATCCTTTGGCCTGTTCTTTTTGATAACTTTCTAAAAGCTGTTTTAGCTCTAGATAAAGTGTTGGTTCTTTTTTATATTTAATAATACATTGATAGCGAAACTTATTCTTGATGCGACTAATCACACTTGGTGCAGGACCAAGAATCTGTGCTTGATTGCTTAATGTTGACTTTAAATAGTGAACCATATTTTGCATTGTTTTAATCGTTTTCATTTCATTTTCATGGCTTACATTAATCATGACTAAGAAATAATACGGCGGATAAGCTGCTTGATGCCGAATCTTCATTTCATATTCATAAAAGCCTAGATAATCATGTTGTTTCGCAAATTGAATGCTGTAATGTTCAGGGGCATAACTTTGAACGACAACTTCTCCTTTTGCAACATGACGCCCCGCTCGGCCACTTACTTGTGTTAATAATTGGAATGTGCGCTCAGAAGCTCGAAAATCTGGTAAAAATAACATTGTATCAGCATTTAAAACGCCTACCAATGTAATATCTGGAAAATCTAGCCCTTTAGCAATCATTTGTGTGCCAAGTAAAATATCTGCTTCATGATGGCGAAAACGGGTTAATAGTTTTTCATGCGCTCCTTTGGTTCTCGTTGTATCGACATCCATGCGGATAACGCGTGCTTCTGGAATCAATTTATTTAGGCTTTCTTCGATTCTTTGTGTACCCGTTCCAAAGTAGCGAATATGCTCACTTTCGCAATTTGGGCAATGCATTGGCATCTGTTCTATGTGATTACAATAATGGCATTTTAATTGCTGAGACACTTGATGATACGTTAATGAAATATCGCAGTTAGGGCATTCCGCAACATAACCACAGTCGCGACACATCACAAATGAAGCATAACCGCGCTTATTTAAAAGTAGTACGGTTTGTTCTCCTTTGTTTAAACGATCTTTTATTTTTTCAAGAAGAGCCATGGAAAATTCCGTTCGATTACCTTGACGTAATTCTTCGCGCATATCAACCACTTCAACCTCAGGCATGTCTTGCTTGTTAATGCGTTCTGGAAGCTCAAGCAATGTGTAGACATTTTTAGTTGCCCGTGCATAAGATTCAAGCGAGGGGGTAGCACTCCCTAGCACAACTGGACACTTGTAAAAAGCCGCTCGCCAAATAGCCACATCACGAGCATGATATTTGGGATTATCTTCCTGCTTGTAACTTGCTTCATGTTCTTCATCCATGATAATCATGCCAATATTTTCAAATGGTGCAAAAATAGCAG
This DNA window, taken from Listeria sp. PSOL-1, encodes the following:
- the rsgA gene encoding ribosome small subunit-dependent GTPase A — encoded protein: MEGQIVKALSGFYYCFHKGNVYQCRARGNFRKRKMTPLVGDEVIFQAENQTDGYILEILPRKNELVRPPIANVDIAILVFSAVEPDFSTNLADRFLVAIEEADVTPILCISKLDLVEKNQQETFLAYQEIYQKIGYQVYLTNDAFDKTQLITILKDKTAVIAGQSGVGKSTLLNQLNPNLTLKTAGISEALGRGRHTTRHVELLQIGEGLIADTPGFSSIEWSMITPENLQFCFPEIASYRSACKFRGCLHETEPGCAVKDAVTERDIQLFRYEHYLQILTEIKNRKPRY
- the pknB gene encoding Stk1 family PASTA domain-containing Ser/Thr kinase, translated to MMIGKRINDRYKIISPIGGGGMANVFLAHDIILDRDVAVKILRIDLADESNLIRRFQREAQSATSLVHPNIVSVYDVGEENDLHYIVMEYVEGMDLKQYIHEHHPISFEKAVDIMKQIVSAVSAAHSYHIIHRDLKPQNILINPQGVVKITDFGIAMALSETSITQTNSLLGSVHYLSPEQARGGMATQKSDIYSLGIVFYELLTGNVPYDGESAVSIAIKHLQANVPSVREQNPGIPQSLENIITRATAKDPFKRYQSASEMERDLDTCLQRDRLNEEKYMIDGDDGDTKTIPVLPTKNAMRDLESNPQPEAIKKEEPPKEKNKKKKKSKKKKVFWIVFSVILLAAAIILALWFLGKPPKEIEIPDVALKSEEKAVSTLQKEGFNIGKTIKTNSDKVDEGKVIKTDPEAGEMAEKGTSINIYVSIGSKKISVEDFSGRSYDETKKLLKEQGFKSISKKEEYNDSIDKGMIISQEPSPGSEVVAKDTDVVFVVSKGVAPFKLNDLTGYSKRGLDDYAASNGITIKTTEENANAAKGQVIKQTPAAGTEINKGSTVNVVISAGPKEKEVKTVKKSFNIKYDPEAQDGEKSNRVQIYIEDNDHGMTNAYKEMNITKDTTVTIPFEIEEGKQAGYKITRDNTVIDEGTVDYPR
- a CDS encoding Stp1/IreP family PP2C-type Ser/Thr phosphatase yields the protein MRAEFRTDRGRIRNHNEDSGGVFTNKTNNPIVIVADGMGGHRAGDVASQMAVKLLSDAWCKTEEFLHAVEVEKWLQTAIQQVNTEIVRYAAEKPDLKGMGTTLVTAVFTRSQVIVANVGDSRGYLLSQGTLSQVTEDHSLVNELLRKGEISKEDAKNHPRKNILLRALGVEGKVSSDTFTLPFQTGDLLLLCSDGLTNMVPEEEMKNILVSNRTLSEKADIFITKANAYGGEDNITVLLLERDHKQKGGEEV
- the rsmB gene encoding 16S rRNA (cytosine(967)-C(5))-methyltransferase RsmB, with the protein product MKPTIRGLALDTILKIEKSGSYSHLLINDALKNKQLKQVDKALFTELVYGTIQRKITLDYYLQPFLKKQPEDWVIDLLRMSVYQLVFLDKIPEHAILHEAGEIAKKRGHQGVTKFVNGVLRNLIRTGVQDTTLISDDSARLSVEKSLPLWLTKRIILQYGFQKASEIGQAFLKPPKQTVRVNMTETNPKSLVKEFSDQGIESSVSEVIPEAVEITKGTITNTAAFRTGKCTVQDLSSMVATYALQLKENLNVLDACAAPGGKTTHIAEKMSGTGSVTALDIHDHKIKLIKESANRLNLLNIRAFKLDARKAAMQFEKQSFDRILVDAPCSGLGVLRHKPDIKYNKTLADIKKLSSIQQDILNEVSQLVKENGILVYSTCTIDQEENQQVVASFLMNHPEFELIPVHVPLSLANLEQDNGLQLLPTDVGSDGFFVASFRRL
- the fmt gene encoding methionyl-tRNA formyltransferase; translated protein: MKKIIFMGTPEFAVPVLEQIAAEYEVIAVVTQPDRPVGRKRILTPPPVKEAAEKLGFPVYQPEKLRTSTELTELIQLDSDLLITAAYGQILPKSLLEAPRFGAINVHASLLPEYRGGAPVHYAVMDGKKETGVTIMYMVEKLDAGDMIAKESLPITDQDDTGTMFTKLSLLGAELLMSTLPKFFNDEITAEKQDPEKVTFARNISREQEKINWQKDAREIFNQIRGLSPWPVAYTTLDAKPFKIWQAKLTEETKEGEPGTFVSLGKNRFGVLTGDNKIIELLVIQPAGKPKMEAASYMQGAGRALNETIRLGD
- the priA gene encoding primosomal protein N' — translated: MAKIAKVIVDVPAMQVDRPFDYIVKESLQDLIQVGMRVSVPFGPRKVQGFVVQLIEGEASGLKEVQEVMDLMPVLNKELLELGDFIASETLAFRISVYQAMLPAILRAKYEKYFIRLDETDDRLAQLFEGHETLDWKIAEERKLLPSLKKFVEAGTLQVEYQVKSKITQKQARFVRTELTFNELSDRLAELPKNAKAQQKVLSFFQMNDIKEIQASTLTKELAITDAALKKLSEQGSIEIVTKAIHRDPYQNHIFEKSFPHALSDGQKTAAEQIIQATNENRAETFLLHGVTGSGKTEIYLQTIEAVLAKGKEAIVLVPEISLTPQMVERFKSRFGSNVAVLHSALSAGEKYDEWRRIEKHEAHVVVGARSAIFAPFENIGMIIMDEEHEASYKQEDNPKYHARDVAIWRAAFYKCPVVLGSATPSLESYARATKNVYTLLELPERINKQDMPEVEVVDMREELRQGNRTEFSMALLEKIKDRLNKGEQTVLLLNKRGYASFVMCRDCGYVAECPNCDISLTYHQVSQQLKCHYCNHIEQMPMHCPNCESEHIRYFGTGTQRIEESLNKLIPEARVIRMDVDTTRTKGAHEKLLTRFRHHEADILLGTQMIAKGLDFPDITLVGVLNADTMLFLPDFRASERTFQLLTQVSGRAGRHVAKGEVVVQSYAPEHYSIQFAKQHDYLGFYEYEMKIRHQAAYPPYYFLVMINVSHENEMKTIKTMQNMVHYLKSTLSNQAQILGPAPSVISRIKNKFRYQCIIKYKKEPTLYLELKQLLESYQKEQAKGLTITIDTRPYVLM